From a single Apium graveolens cultivar Ventura chromosome 2, ASM990537v1, whole genome shotgun sequence genomic region:
- the LOC141708631 gene encoding homeobox protein LUMINIDEPENDENS isoform X2: MAVSDVNQLQMVVSSSTTSFNDLIDSQKELIQSQIEHLQNLVVAQCKLTGVNPLSQEMAAGALSIKIGKRPRDLLNPKAMKYMQSFFSIKDATNKRESREISALFGVTATQVREFFNGQRSRVRRFVRLSGEKANRSIKCEEQAGLLCSDSNVASNTLPLNTMAPINAVGPSCPLPLNTMAPINAEGPSCTLPLNTMAPINSEGPSCSTQDEDIPPGMNDLDKHFVENIFTLMRKEDKFSGQVKLMEWILQIQDSTVLHWFSTKGGVMILATWLGQAAMEEQTTVLHVIIKVLCHLPLHKALPAHMSAILQSVNKLRFYRSSDISNRARVLLSKWSKIFARSQNLKKFSAVKSTSECQDEMLLKQSIGEIMGSESWEKKADNLDPAENFRKLESLQPVKLLTSFVDDSNKKLVRGSSSHNRERRKVQLVEQPGQKVTGRSSQLARPLPATQERPLSADEIQKAKLRAQFMQSKYGKPVTTYDGSPKKVLHPQVSTSQATSRSNVRAKVEEHKKPTENEPKLAPISNKMNQDVYEPASKKIKRVQISWNTPPEMRINTGWMVGTGVNSKEVEFQRNRIRREKEIIYKTIHEIPSDPKEPWDREIDYDDSLTPEIPNEQLPDAEGTENAVFHSQSEEVRVTSAATTSQSSNGNGNMPEPDFELLAVLLKNPDLVFALTSAEGGGNLSSQDTMKLLDMLKSNGVSSAVGSLAGVGTKAEEKIEVSLPSPTPSSNPVTNALGAVAKNPFSWQPATVYGEESRMSVATATVHSHVYSTGMVLPQRPVIPPSPAEPLVTQTPIYQRAISANLPENRARVAVPSLNQTGPEILHNQNNFTVSNIPQYNSLAAPSPVAHLMPTSARSQMRQASADIPESQFSTASWRDRQNLTPNSEFHTNYNNYNAYAGGTQQDPMGHTRNRNEMVGDLRYDTWSPDNSPVRSQQSGWSYGQPRTNNGQGYRVDRSRQQIQPRHPEYRDHGRNDGRRWREQRR; encoded by the exons ATGGCTGTATCAGATGTAAATCAGCTACAGATGGTTGTGTCGAGCTCCACGACGTCGTTTAATGACTTGATTGATTCGCAGAAGGAGCTGATTCAAAGCCAGATTGAACATCTACAGAATTTAGTTGTTGCCCAATGTAAACTCACCGGCGTCAATCCTCTCTCTCAAGAAATG GCAGCTGGTGCTCTTTCGATTAAGATTG GAAAAAGGCCGAGAGATTTGCTTAATCCTAAGGCTATGAAGTATATGCAATCGTTTTTCTCAATTAAAGATGCAACTAACAAAAGGGAGTCTCGAGAAATTAGTGCTCTCTTTGGGGTCACAGCCACACAG GTTCGAGAGTTTTTTAATGGTCAACGCTCGAGAGTAAGGAGGTTTGTTAGGTTGTCTGGGGAAAAGGCAAATAGATCCATTAAATGTGAAGAACAGGCAGGACTATTATGTTCTGATTCAAATGTAGCTAGTAATACACTTCCATTAAACACAATGGCTCCTATCAATGCTGTTGGACCTTCGTGCCCACTTCCTCTAAACACAATGGCTCCTATCAATGCTGAAGGACCTTCGTGCACACTTCCTCTAAACACAATGGCTCCTATCAATTCTGAAGGACCTTCATGCTCTACACAAGATGAAGACATTCCACCTGGCATGAATGACTTGGATAAACATTTTGTTGAGAACATTTTTACTTTAATGCGGAAAGAAGATAAATTTTCTGGACAGGTGAAATTGATGGAATGGATCTTGCAGATCCAAGATTCTACAGTACTACATTG GTTTTCAACAAAAGGCGGTGTTATGATCCTAGCAACATGGCTGGGTCAAGCAGCAATGGAAGAACAGACCACTGTCCTCCATGTCATCATTAAG GTCCTTTGTCATCTACCCCTACACAAAGCTCTTCCAGCTCACATGTCTGCAATACTACAAAGTGTAAATAAACTTCGGTTCTATAGGTCATCAG ATATCTCAAATAGAGCGAGGGTTCTTTTATCTAAATGGAGCAAAATATTTGCACGGAGCCAAAATTTAAAGAAATTCAGTGCTGTGAAATCTACATCAGAATGTCAGGATGAGATGTTATTAAAGCAGAG CATTGGTGAAATAATGGGAAGTGAATCGTGGGAAAAGAAAGCTGATAACCTA GACCCTGCGGAAAACTTCAG GAAATTGGAGTCTTTACAGCCTGTAAAATTGCTAACTTCATTTGTGGATGACTCGAATAAGAAACTTGTCCGAGGTTCTTCATCCC ATAACAGAGAACGTAGAAAAGTCCAGCTGGTAGAGCAACCAGGACAGAAGGTTACAGGAAGAAGTTCACAGCTTGCAAGGCCGTTACCTGCAACTCAAGAACGTCCTCTTTCAGCTGATGAGATCCAGAAAGCTAAACTACGTGCTCAGTTTATGCAGAGCAAATATGGGAAACCTGTAACCACTTATGATGGAAGCCCCAAGAAAGTGCTCCATCCCCAAGTTAGCACGTCTCAGGCTACATCCAGGTCTAATGTCCGTGCTAAAGTCGAGGAGCACAAGAAACCTACGGAAAATGAGCCAAAACTTGCTCCCATATCGAACAAGATGAATCAAGATGTATATGAGCCTGCGTCAAAGAAGATTAAGAGAGTTCAGATTTCATGGAATACACCTCCAG AAATGAGAATTAATACTGGCTGGATGGTTGGCACTGGTGTAAATAGCAAAGAAGTAGAATTCCAGAGAAACAGAATTCGCCGGGAGAAAGAAATAATCTATAAAACAATCCATGAAATACCCTCAGATCCCAAGGAACCTTGGGATCGTGAGATTGACTATGACGACTCGTTGACACCAGAAATTCCAAATGAACAGTTGCCTGATGCTGAAGGCACAGAAAATGCTGTTTTCCACAGTCAAAGTGAAGAAGTTCGGGTTACATCTGCAGCTACAACATCACAAAGTAGTAATGGGAATGGGAATATGCCCGAGCCTGATTTTGAATTGCTTGCTGTTTTGTTGAAAAACCCAGATCTTGTTTTTGCACTGACATCTGCTGAAGGCGGTGGTAACTTATCAAGTCAAGATACCATGAAATTGCTTGATATGCTCAAGTCAAACGGGGTCAGTAGTGCAGTTGGTAGTTTAGCTGGTGTAGGCACAAAAGCCGAGGAGAAGATTGAAGTTTCTCTTCCATCCCCAACTCCTTCCAGCAATCCTGTAACG AATGCTTTGGGAGCAGTTGCTAAGAATCCATTTTCATGGCAGCCTGCAACAGTTTATGGAGAGGAAAGTCGCATGTCAGTTGCTACCGCCACTGTACACTCCCATGTATATTCTACTGGCATGGTTCTACCCCAAAGACCAGTAATTCCCCCCTCTCCAGCTGAACCATTAGTCACTCAGACGCCAATATATCAAAGAGCCATAAGTGCAAATTTGCCCGAGAATCGAGCTCGTGTTGCAGTTCCCTCTTTAAATCAAACTGGTCCAGAAATACTACATAACCAGAATAATTTTACAGTTAGTAATATCCCACAATACAATTCTTTGGCTGCTCCATCGCCAGTGGCCCATTTAATGCCCACATCCGCTAGGTCTCAAATGAGGCAAGCCTCGGCAGACATCCCCGAATCTCAGTTTTCGACGGCCTCTTGGAGGGATAGGCAGAATCTGACTCCAAATTCTGAATTTCATACTAATTATAATAACTATAATGCGTATGCTGGAGGAACTCAGCAGGATCCTATGGGTCATACACGTAATAGAAATGAAATGGTTGGTGACCTGCGGTACGATACTTGGAGTCCAGATAACAGTCCAGTTCGATCACAACAATCTGGTTGGAGTTATGGACAGCCTAGAACAAATAATGGTCAAGGTTATAGAGTTGATAGGTCTCGACAGCAGATACAACCTCGGCACCCCGAGTACAGGGATCATGGCCGGAACGATGGCCGGAGATGGCGTGAACAGAGAAGATAA
- the LOC141708631 gene encoding homeobox protein LUMINIDEPENDENS isoform X1, producing the protein MAVSDVNQLQMVVSSSTTSFNDLIDSQKELIQSQIEHLQNLVVAQCKLTGVNPLSQEMAAGALSIKIGKRPRDLLNPKAMKYMQSFFSIKDATNKRESREISALFGVTATQVREFFNGQRSRVRRFVRLSGEKANRSIKCEEQAGLLCSDSNVASNTLPLNTMAPINAVGPSCPLPLNTMAPINAEGPSCTLPLNTMAPINSEGPSCSTQDEDIPPGMNDLDKHFVENIFTLMRKEDKFSGQVKLMEWILQIQDSTVLHWFSTKGGVMILATWLGQAAMEEQTTVLHVIIKVLCHLPLHKALPAHMSAILQSVNKLRFYRSSDISNRARVLLSKWSKIFARSQNLKKFSAVKSTSECQDEMLLKQSIGEIMGSESWEKKADNLQDPAENFRKLESLQPVKLLTSFVDDSNKKLVRGSSSHNRERRKVQLVEQPGQKVTGRSSQLARPLPATQERPLSADEIQKAKLRAQFMQSKYGKPVTTYDGSPKKVLHPQVSTSQATSRSNVRAKVEEHKKPTENEPKLAPISNKMNQDVYEPASKKIKRVQISWNTPPEMRINTGWMVGTGVNSKEVEFQRNRIRREKEIIYKTIHEIPSDPKEPWDREIDYDDSLTPEIPNEQLPDAEGTENAVFHSQSEEVRVTSAATTSQSSNGNGNMPEPDFELLAVLLKNPDLVFALTSAEGGGNLSSQDTMKLLDMLKSNGVSSAVGSLAGVGTKAEEKIEVSLPSPTPSSNPVTNALGAVAKNPFSWQPATVYGEESRMSVATATVHSHVYSTGMVLPQRPVIPPSPAEPLVTQTPIYQRAISANLPENRARVAVPSLNQTGPEILHNQNNFTVSNIPQYNSLAAPSPVAHLMPTSARSQMRQASADIPESQFSTASWRDRQNLTPNSEFHTNYNNYNAYAGGTQQDPMGHTRNRNEMVGDLRYDTWSPDNSPVRSQQSGWSYGQPRTNNGQGYRVDRSRQQIQPRHPEYRDHGRNDGRRWREQRR; encoded by the exons ATGGCTGTATCAGATGTAAATCAGCTACAGATGGTTGTGTCGAGCTCCACGACGTCGTTTAATGACTTGATTGATTCGCAGAAGGAGCTGATTCAAAGCCAGATTGAACATCTACAGAATTTAGTTGTTGCCCAATGTAAACTCACCGGCGTCAATCCTCTCTCTCAAGAAATG GCAGCTGGTGCTCTTTCGATTAAGATTG GAAAAAGGCCGAGAGATTTGCTTAATCCTAAGGCTATGAAGTATATGCAATCGTTTTTCTCAATTAAAGATGCAACTAACAAAAGGGAGTCTCGAGAAATTAGTGCTCTCTTTGGGGTCACAGCCACACAG GTTCGAGAGTTTTTTAATGGTCAACGCTCGAGAGTAAGGAGGTTTGTTAGGTTGTCTGGGGAAAAGGCAAATAGATCCATTAAATGTGAAGAACAGGCAGGACTATTATGTTCTGATTCAAATGTAGCTAGTAATACACTTCCATTAAACACAATGGCTCCTATCAATGCTGTTGGACCTTCGTGCCCACTTCCTCTAAACACAATGGCTCCTATCAATGCTGAAGGACCTTCGTGCACACTTCCTCTAAACACAATGGCTCCTATCAATTCTGAAGGACCTTCATGCTCTACACAAGATGAAGACATTCCACCTGGCATGAATGACTTGGATAAACATTTTGTTGAGAACATTTTTACTTTAATGCGGAAAGAAGATAAATTTTCTGGACAGGTGAAATTGATGGAATGGATCTTGCAGATCCAAGATTCTACAGTACTACATTG GTTTTCAACAAAAGGCGGTGTTATGATCCTAGCAACATGGCTGGGTCAAGCAGCAATGGAAGAACAGACCACTGTCCTCCATGTCATCATTAAG GTCCTTTGTCATCTACCCCTACACAAAGCTCTTCCAGCTCACATGTCTGCAATACTACAAAGTGTAAATAAACTTCGGTTCTATAGGTCATCAG ATATCTCAAATAGAGCGAGGGTTCTTTTATCTAAATGGAGCAAAATATTTGCACGGAGCCAAAATTTAAAGAAATTCAGTGCTGTGAAATCTACATCAGAATGTCAGGATGAGATGTTATTAAAGCAGAG CATTGGTGAAATAATGGGAAGTGAATCGTGGGAAAAGAAAGCTGATAACCTA CAGGACCCTGCGGAAAACTTCAG GAAATTGGAGTCTTTACAGCCTGTAAAATTGCTAACTTCATTTGTGGATGACTCGAATAAGAAACTTGTCCGAGGTTCTTCATCCC ATAACAGAGAACGTAGAAAAGTCCAGCTGGTAGAGCAACCAGGACAGAAGGTTACAGGAAGAAGTTCACAGCTTGCAAGGCCGTTACCTGCAACTCAAGAACGTCCTCTTTCAGCTGATGAGATCCAGAAAGCTAAACTACGTGCTCAGTTTATGCAGAGCAAATATGGGAAACCTGTAACCACTTATGATGGAAGCCCCAAGAAAGTGCTCCATCCCCAAGTTAGCACGTCTCAGGCTACATCCAGGTCTAATGTCCGTGCTAAAGTCGAGGAGCACAAGAAACCTACGGAAAATGAGCCAAAACTTGCTCCCATATCGAACAAGATGAATCAAGATGTATATGAGCCTGCGTCAAAGAAGATTAAGAGAGTTCAGATTTCATGGAATACACCTCCAG AAATGAGAATTAATACTGGCTGGATGGTTGGCACTGGTGTAAATAGCAAAGAAGTAGAATTCCAGAGAAACAGAATTCGCCGGGAGAAAGAAATAATCTATAAAACAATCCATGAAATACCCTCAGATCCCAAGGAACCTTGGGATCGTGAGATTGACTATGACGACTCGTTGACACCAGAAATTCCAAATGAACAGTTGCCTGATGCTGAAGGCACAGAAAATGCTGTTTTCCACAGTCAAAGTGAAGAAGTTCGGGTTACATCTGCAGCTACAACATCACAAAGTAGTAATGGGAATGGGAATATGCCCGAGCCTGATTTTGAATTGCTTGCTGTTTTGTTGAAAAACCCAGATCTTGTTTTTGCACTGACATCTGCTGAAGGCGGTGGTAACTTATCAAGTCAAGATACCATGAAATTGCTTGATATGCTCAAGTCAAACGGGGTCAGTAGTGCAGTTGGTAGTTTAGCTGGTGTAGGCACAAAAGCCGAGGAGAAGATTGAAGTTTCTCTTCCATCCCCAACTCCTTCCAGCAATCCTGTAACG AATGCTTTGGGAGCAGTTGCTAAGAATCCATTTTCATGGCAGCCTGCAACAGTTTATGGAGAGGAAAGTCGCATGTCAGTTGCTACCGCCACTGTACACTCCCATGTATATTCTACTGGCATGGTTCTACCCCAAAGACCAGTAATTCCCCCCTCTCCAGCTGAACCATTAGTCACTCAGACGCCAATATATCAAAGAGCCATAAGTGCAAATTTGCCCGAGAATCGAGCTCGTGTTGCAGTTCCCTCTTTAAATCAAACTGGTCCAGAAATACTACATAACCAGAATAATTTTACAGTTAGTAATATCCCACAATACAATTCTTTGGCTGCTCCATCGCCAGTGGCCCATTTAATGCCCACATCCGCTAGGTCTCAAATGAGGCAAGCCTCGGCAGACATCCCCGAATCTCAGTTTTCGACGGCCTCTTGGAGGGATAGGCAGAATCTGACTCCAAATTCTGAATTTCATACTAATTATAATAACTATAATGCGTATGCTGGAGGAACTCAGCAGGATCCTATGGGTCATACACGTAATAGAAATGAAATGGTTGGTGACCTGCGGTACGATACTTGGAGTCCAGATAACAGTCCAGTTCGATCACAACAATCTGGTTGGAGTTATGGACAGCCTAGAACAAATAATGGTCAAGGTTATAGAGTTGATAGGTCTCGACAGCAGATACAACCTCGGCACCCCGAGTACAGGGATCATGGCCGGAACGATGGCCGGAGATGGCGTGAACAGAGAAGATAA